The following proteins are co-located in the Solanum pennellii chromosome 1, SPENNV200 genome:
- the LOC107003179 gene encoding DNA damage-repair/toleration protein DRT102, with the protein MAQQSTKRPLRIITGADSFGCNLKDVLVSQLRALNIQVEDLGTDKYYSVGEEIGRRVSKAADDPAVETRGLLACGTGVGVAIFANKFPGVYAATCLNTDEARNARSINNCNVLAVSGMNTTPEVASDVLKTFLETPFKSPCPASGSNPWPDEIDQFLENSIHEMNKIGTPKPVESSNDCHLCSLVMFREFNAVDIMPGGSISIVRESPTSAFVRFTAGSVEPAHHHTFGHDLVVLKGSKRVWNLSKGEKYDLGIGDYLFTPAGDVHRVKYFEDTEFFIKWEGQWDLFLDEDHAAANAAIDKEKEN; encoded by the coding sequence ATGGCTCAACAATCCACTAAACGACCCTTGAGAATCATCACCGGCGCCGATTCCTTCGGCTGCAACCTCAAAGACGTCTTAGTCTCTCAACTCCGTGCTCTAAACATCCAAGTTGAAGACCTCGGAACCGACAAATACTACTCTGTCGGCGAAGAAATCGGCCGCCGAGTTAGTAAAGCCGCTGATGACCCCGCCGTTGAAACTCGAGGACTCCTCGCATGTGGTACCGGCGTTGGAGTCGCTATTTTCGCTAACAAGTTCCCCGGTGTCTATGCCGCCACGTGTCTTAACACGGATGAAGCCCGAAATGCTCGTTCCATCAATAATTGCAACGTTCTGGCTGTTTCCGGTATGAATACCACGCCGGAGGTAGCTTCCGACGTTCTGAAGACGTTTCTAGAAACACCGTTTAAGTCTCCTTGCCCCGCTTCTGGATCTAACCCATGGCCCGACGAGATCGACcaatttttagaaaattcaaTCCACGAAATGAACAAAATCGGTACTCCTAAACCAGTGGAATCCTCTAATGATTGCCATCTTTGTTCATTGGTGATGTTCAGAGAGTTCAATGCTGTGGATATAATGCCTGGTGGTTCAATTTCTATAGTGAGGGAGAGTCCTACTTCAGCATTTGTGCGTTTCACTGCAGGGAGCGTCGAGCCGGCGCATCATCATACATTCGGGCATGATCTTGTGGTGTTGAAAGGTAGTAAAAGGGTTTGGAATTTGAGTAAAGGGGAGAAATATGATTTGGGTATTGGGGATTACTTGTTTACTCCAGCTGGGGATGTGCATAGAgtgaaatattttgaagataCAGAGTTCTTTATCAAGTGGGAAGGACAGTGGGATTTGTTCCTGGATGAGGATCATGCTGCTGCCAATGCTGCCATTGATAAGGAGAAGGAGAACTGA